Part of the Sphingomonas japonica genome is shown below.
TCACGTCAACGACATAGCCGCGACGCGTGTCAATCAGGATGACGTCGTTATAGTGGCGTACCCAGCGCTGATACCGTCCAACCGGGGGCAGGCGATAGCGGCCGGGATCGTTGATCCAGTAGCGCTGACCATAATAAGCAGGGGCGATCCGGCCGCCGACGCGGAACTGATTGTAGCGGAACGGGGCGCGCCAGTTGCCGCGCGCATAAAGGGCACGGTTACGCCCGCGATAGTCGCGCCAGTCATTGCGGCCCCAGCGCTGCTCGCGCCGTTCCTCGTTCAGGTCGCGGCGGGCGTCGCGCACATCACGCCGTTCGCGGCGCACATCGCGGCGATCGCCGTAGCGGCGCGCCTGGTTAAGTTCGCGGCGTTCCTCGCGCAGGTCGGCGCGTTCGCGGCGAACTTCGCGGTTCTGGGCGCTTGCGACGCTG
Proteins encoded:
- a CDS encoding RcnB family protein gives rise to the protein MRKTLITALIAAVALPAIAVPSVASAQNREVRRERADLREERRELNQARRYGDRRDVRRERRDVRDARRDLNEERREQRWGRNDWRDYRGRNRALYARGNWRAPFRYNQFRVGGRIAPAYYGQRYWINDPGRYRLPPVGRYQRWVRHYNDVILIDTRRGYVVDVIRGFYW